Genomic segment of Leuconostoc mesenteroides subsp. mesenteroides:
TGAATCACCAGTATGAACACCGACTGGATCAAAATTTTCCATTGAAGCAACAACCAACGCATTGTCATGAGCATCACGCATCACTTCAAATTCAATCTCTTTGTAACCCGCAATCGAACGTTCAATCAACACTTGTGTTACAGGAGAAAGTTCTAATCCATTCGCCGTAATTTCCGAAAGTTCTTCATGCGTTTGAGCAATACCGCCGCCGGTACCGCCTAGTGTATAGGCTGGACGAACAATTACTGGATAACCATGTGTGTCAGCAAAATTAAGAGATTCTTCTAAAGTAGTTGCAATGATAGACTCTGGAATAGGTTCGTTCAAACGTTCCATCAAAGCTTTAAATTCTTCACGATCTTCGGCCTCTTCGATTGCCGATAACTTCGTTCCAAGTAACTCGATTTTTAGTTCATCCAAAATTCCTGCTTCGGAAAGGTCTTTAGCCATATTTAATCCAGTTTGACCACCTAATGTTGGCAAAATAGCATCTGGACGCTCTTTACGTAATATACGTTCAATAAAGTCAATTGATAGCGGCTCAATATATACTTTGTCAGCAATTTCAGCATCAGTCATAATCGTTGCCGGATTAGAATTGACTAAAATAACTTGATAGCCTTCTTCCTTTAGAGAAAGTGCAGCTTGTGTACCAGAATAATCAAATTCAGCTGCTTGACCAATAACAATTGGTCCGGAACCAATTACTAATATTTTACTAATGTCTTGACGTTTAGGCATTTGTAGTCTCCTTCTTTGATTCAGCTATCATATCCAAAAATTCATCGAATAAATATTCAGCATCGTGCGGGCCAGGTGCTGCATCTGGGTGGAATTGAACAGAGAAAGCATTGTAACCTTTCAGACGAACACCTTCAACAGTCTGATCATTGATTTCCTCATGTGTCACAACTAGATCTGTTTTCTCTAAGCTGGCTCGTTCTACTGCATAGCCATGATTCTGTGATGTAAAGTCTAGTCTCGTTTTGGAAATTGTACGCACAGCATGATTGAAACCACGATGGCCGAATTTCATTTTGTAAGTTTCTGCGCCATTGGCGATTGCGAACAACTGATGTCCCAAGCAAATCCCCATTAGCGGCAGATGATTTTGCAACTTCTGAATTGTTGGAATTGCATAGCTTGCATCTTTGGGATCTCCAGGTCCATTCGATAGTAAGATACCATCAGGGTTCGCTGCCAAAACTGTTTCTGCATCCACATTAGCAGGAAATACCATCACGTTAACGCCACGCTTGGCAAGCGAACGAAGAATTGAATTTTTCAGACCAAAATCAATGAGTGCGATTGATACACCATCAGTTGGGTTTTGATACTGTGTTTTTGTTGTTGCATCTCCAACCATTGTTTTCGATATTTCAAACGCTCCTAGTCTCGCAACGACGTCATCCGTTATTTCATCAACAAGAGCTGCTTTCATTGCGCCTTGATTACGCAATTCTTTTGTTAAAGCACGTGTATCAACACCTGTTATGCCAGGCATGCCAGTTTTTTCTGCCCATTCAGGTAAACTCATCATTTTACGCCAATTACTTGGACGTCGAGCGATTTCATGCACCACAATTGCAGATGCAGCTGGTCGCAAACTTTCAAAATCATCGCGATTAACCCCATAATTACCGATTAGTGGGTAAGTAAATACAATAATTTCACCTCGGTATGATAAATCTGTAATCGATTCTTGATAACCAGACATACCAGTGTTAAAAACTAACTCTGCCATGATATCAATATCAGCACCAAAAGCTTCACCTTCATATACTGATCCGTTTTCCAATAATAAGTAGCGTTTTTTCATTTTACGTTATCCTTATATACAATTTCACCATCAACCCATGTAGCCAATGTTTTCCCATACACTTGCCATCCAATAAATGGTGAATTTTTTCCCATTGACTCAAAACTTTCAGCATCTATTTTATAACTATTATCGAGATCAAACAAAGCGAGGTCTGCTTGCGCACCTTCTTCAATACTAGTGGGCGCCTGCAACTGGAATTCGCTGACTGGAGCAGTAACCATTCGCTCAAGCAAAGTTTCTAGCGTCATCACACCATTTTTAACCAAATAAGTATAAAGCAGTTGGAAACTTGTTTCGATCCCGGTAATACCAAATGGTGCCTCTAAGAAAGACTGCTGCTTCTCTTCTTTTCCATGTGGTGCATGATCAGTAGCAACCATGTCGATGGTTCCATCAAGTAATCCAGCAATAACTGCTTCACGATCTTTTTGCGTACGTAATGGTGGATTCATTTTGAACATTGCATTATCAGAATTGATAGCTTCTTCTGATAATAATAAGTGATGCGGAGAAACCTCAGCACTCACATGGATACCTTCATGTTTGGCAATTCGGACTAAGTCAACCGATTCCTTAGTTGAAATATGCGCGACATGGTAATGAACACCAGTAGCTTTCGCTAGTACCAAATCTCGAGCAAGTTGTGAACTTTCCGCCAATCCTGTAATTCCTGGTAATGCTAACTTTGTAGATTTTTTCCCCTCATTCATGACACCATCATGAACCAACGTATCGTCTTCCAAATGCGCGGCTAAAGGTTTGTTAACCGATGCAGCGGCGACCATTGCTTGGAGCATGGTATTTGCTGTCTGTACCCCTTTACCATCATTGGTGAATGCTTTGGCTCCAGCTGCTGACATGCCTTTAATATTAGTTACTTGATTTGACGTCAAATTATTTGAGATGGCACCATACTGTTCAATATGAATCACACCATTTTGTTTATTTCGTGCAATTTGATTCGCTATCTTATCTTCATTATCAGGAACTGGATTTAAGTTAGGCATGGCAACCACAGTCGTAAACCCACCGCGTGCAGCCGCTTTAGATCCGCTATTAATCGTTTCCTTATATTCAAAACCCGGTTCACGAAAATGTACGTGTACATCTACTAATCCTGTTGAAAGAAAAGCCCCTTTAGCATCAAAAACAGTAGCTACATTACTTTCGATGTGACTACTAATCTTTTGAATGATGCCTCGATCAATTAAAACATCTCGAGGAACGAGTTGACTATTCCATAAAATTTTAGCATTTTTTATTAGTTGCATTTACTTACTCCGTAACGTATTCTAAAATGGCCATTCGTGCATAAACGCCATTAGTCATCTGGTCAAATATTCGTGATTTCGGTGCTTCAACTAAATCATCAGCAATCTCGACGTCTCGATTAACTGGGGCTGGGTGCATAATAATGCTATTTTCTTTCAAACTCGCGTAGCGTGATTCAGTCAAACCATACATTTCATGATACTTTTTGGCCGAAAAATTTTGATTTTCAGTATGTGTGATACGTTCATGTTGTACTCTAAGAAACATCACAACATCCTGTTCTGACCAACCAACATCAAGATCAACATGTTCGCCAAATGATTCAAAATCGACTGGTTGCCAGTCTTTTGGCCCACTGAATGTTACTGTTGCACCGAGATTATTGAGTATTTCTGCATTTGAACGTGCTACTCGTGAATGTGCTAAATCTCCAACAATTCGAATTTTCAAACCTTCAAAGTGTCCAAACTCTTGATAAATTGTCACTAAATCTAATAAACTCTGTGAAGGATGTTGACCACTGCCGTCCCCTGCGTTTACAAGTTGTGGGATCGCATGTCCTTCACTCCGCAAGACACTTTCATACCATGAATTTTGAGAGTGACGAATTACTGCAACATCCACACCAATCGCCTTAAGTGTTTTTAAAGTATCAACCAAACTCTCTCCTTTTGTCATTGAACTAGTTTGAGGGTCGATTTTTATTTGCTTCCAATCAAGTTGATTCTCTGCCATTTGGAAACTACTATGCGTTCTCGTTGAATTTTCAAAGAATAAATTTACAGCCGTTATCGATTTTGTTTTAGGTTGCTCACCTGATTTTAACGCTAATGCACGTTGTATTAAGTGTAGCACGTCACTTTTATTAATTGCATTTATATTCAAATAGTTTCGCATATTACCCTTCTTTATACAAAAAACCAAGCGATCTGAGCGACCGCTTGGTTCTAGAAAATAAGGGTAAAAGTGTACACTTTACCAAAAGTATCTAAAGCCTTGCAGGTCTCTCTGGACCTGATTAAAGGTTTTATTTTATTGATAGTAATCATAGCATCTTTTAAAAATTAATGCAACTTACTTACTAAAGAAATTTTTGTTTCCTTGATTGATATTTTCTTTGGCTGTTTTGTTACTATTCCAGAATGGCACAATGACTCTACCAACAACGTGCTTTTTGTCTACAAATCCAAAGTATCGTCCATCATTTGAAACTGATCGATGATCACCCATGACAAAGTATTTATCCTTTGGAACTGTAGAATGATTACGATCTTTGCTCTGCCATAAAGTGCCAGAAGAAAGTGTCTTCAGAGACCATGTGCTGCCAAAAGACATCTCTGTTCCCTGTGTACGTTCATTCAAACCAATGAAGTTCTGATTAACTTTCTTGCCGTTGACATACAGATTAGATGCTTTGTATTCAACCGTATCACCTGGAATTGCAATAATACGCTTCACATACTTATCGTCGCCAGATTGGTACCTAGGATCTTCGTCTTTAGCCTTAAATACAATAACGTCTCCACGCCTATAACTTGCCACCTTGTTTAGAAAAACATTCTCTCTATCTTGTAAGTTAGGTTCCATTGATGGTCCGCTAACTTTTACGCGCGTAAATAAAAATGAGCGAATAAGTACTACAATTAGAATTGCAATGGCAATTGGAAAAACCCACTCCTTCAAAAACTTCATAAACATAAATATCTTCCTTTACATAAAATCACCAACAGAATATCTGTCGGTGATAGTGAGCTTAAATTACTTCTGCAACTTAGAATATGCTTCGGCAACAGGTTTTGTAACGATGTCATTTAATTCTGTGAGCAAAGTGTTCAACGCCTGCTCTGCCTCCATCAGTGCATTGATTTTTTCGTCCTTTTGTACTTTTGCAGCAACAGCATCCCATTCCTTTTCTTGTTCAGGTTTTGGTTGTTGTTGGCTTTGCATCATTTGTTGAACTGCCATTTGAATTGCTTGGAATTCGCCAAACAACGCCTTAGAATCAGCGTCATTTTGTATGGCGTTAAATGCATTTTGCCATGCATTATATTGTTGTGTCTCTGTCAAAACATTTGCCATTTCATTGGCATTATCGTAAATATTTACTGTCATGTTGTTTTCCTTTTTTAACGTTATGTTATATTACTAAAATCATATCACAATCAATAACTAATGTGAAACACTATTCAATCTAACCATTAATTGCCAAATAATCCTTTAACATTGTTCCACAATTGACCAGCTCCTTCAACAGCTTTGTCAACGCCACTATTGAAGTCATCTTGAATTGTTCCCCATAAGTCACTACCCTGATTTGTACGACTTGATGGGGTGTTAGGATTTGTTACTGTAAAGGCAGTCTGATCCGTATTTGGTAAAATTTGTTCCAAAGACGTTTTAACCAAAGGTCCCATTGTAGACGTCAATCCTAACGGCAAAGAACCTGTATTATTCCCTTCAAGCCCCATCCAAGTTGCTTGAACAATATCCTTTGTGTATGCCATTCCCCATGAATCTTTTGATGAACTAGCGTTATTGGTACTGTTAGGATTTTCAGTAGTACCGGTTTTACCGGCAATAGTGTAACCTGATGGCGCAGACCCAACACCTGTACCATCTGTATAAGTACCAAGCATCATCCGTGTCATGTTATTTGCAACCTTACTACTGATGACCTGTGTTTGTTTTGCTTTTGGTGAGCTAACAATTACTTTCCCACTTGCATCAACTATTTTAGT
This window contains:
- the lepB gene encoding signal peptidase I — its product is MFMKFLKEWVFPIAIAILIVVLIRSFLFTRVKVSGPSMEPNLQDRENVFLNKVASYRRGDVIVFKAKDEDPRYQSGDDKYVKRIIAIPGDTVEYKASNLYVNGKKVNQNFIGLNERTQGTEMSFGSTWSLKTLSSGTLWQSKDRNHSTVPKDKYFVMGDHRSVSNDGRYFGFVDKKHVVGRVIVPFWNSNKTAKENINQGNKNFFSK
- a CDS encoding aspartate carbamoyltransferase catalytic subunit → MRNYLNINAINKSDVLHLIQRALALKSGEQPKTKSITAVNLFFENSTRTHSSFQMAENQLDWKQIKIDPQTSSMTKGESLVDTLKTLKAIGVDVAVIRHSQNSWYESVLRSEGHAIPQLVNAGDGSGQHPSQSLLDLVTIYQEFGHFEGLKIRIVGDLAHSRVARSNAEILNNLGATVTFSGPKDWQPVDFESFGEHVDLDVGWSEQDVVMFLRVQHERITHTENQNFSAKKYHEMYGLTESRYASLKENSIIMHPAPVNRDVEIADDLVEAPKSRIFDQMTNGVYARMAILEYVTE
- a CDS encoding dihydroorotase, which produces MQLIKNAKILWNSQLVPRDVLIDRGIIQKISSHIESNVATVFDAKGAFLSTGLVDVHVHFREPGFEYKETINSGSKAAARGGFTTVVAMPNLNPVPDNEDKIANQIARNKQNGVIHIEQYGAISNNLTSNQVTNIKGMSAAGAKAFTNDGKGVQTANTMLQAMVAAASVNKPLAAHLEDDTLVHDGVMNEGKKSTKLALPGITGLAESSQLARDLVLAKATGVHYHVAHISTKESVDLVRIAKHEGIHVSAEVSPHHLLLSEEAINSDNAMFKMNPPLRTQKDREAVIAGLLDGTIDMVATDHAPHGKEEKQQSFLEAPFGITGIETSFQLLYTYLVKNGVMTLETLLERMVTAPVSEFQLQAPTSIEEGAQADLALFDLDNSYKIDAESFESMGKNSPFIGWQVYGKTLATWVDGEIVYKDNVK
- the carA gene encoding glutamine-hydrolyzing carbamoyl-phosphate synthase small subunit, which translates into the protein MKKRYLLLENGSVYEGEAFGADIDIMAELVFNTGMSGYQESITDLSYRGEIIVFTYPLIGNYGVNRDDFESLRPAASAIVVHEIARRPSNWRKMMSLPEWAEKTGMPGITGVDTRALTKELRNQGAMKAALVDEITDDVVARLGAFEISKTMVGDATTKTQYQNPTDGVSIALIDFGLKNSILRSLAKRGVNVMVFPANVDAETVLAANPDGILLSNGPGDPKDASYAIPTIQKLQNHLPLMGICLGHQLFAIANGAETYKMKFGHRGFNHAVRTISKTRLDFTSQNHGYAVERASLEKTDLVVTHEEINDQTVEGVRLKGYNAFSVQFHPDAAPGPHDAEYLFDEFLDMIAESKKETTNA